Proteins encoded by one window of Halichondria panicea chromosome 8, odHalPani1.1, whole genome shotgun sequence:
- the LOC135339286 gene encoding N-alpha-acetyltransferase 35, NatC auxiliary subunit-like, with amino-acid sequence MEEHNEPSSEATDASARIQQALEDALVATGLESLLISQHEEETKPTCDQIASASPPLKKSLKIEWTDVTNEFIAATQELDHGELIHGRMFNLFDAMSAIELMDSQMDPTVQWASFNDYPRSLEEAVSKGILKYDNHSPQELVGIIDEVFACVATWLQGHTLAQTVFTSMYLLDIERIENIHLRAFALGLIKTVEYMRACICLGRVFSEDDQQGVCFGFDMLIHLSEASVSASLKESEEKLNSICKQLASSLNSSAEENPDIENGLSEENLKAWQALSIRLKFTRSLVAFVVSIGKNTAKGIEEGLLKLTQCGKLLELMKQTLDQGTQLDPNNPMSLGFHPIVNQHLLPPSYRPYGIVSRLDSMKFLHTIIAHIQTILGFGKIDTFRELYLVIKDFCCMPDSPNVLVRSLIILIILQGDRSQLFGTPSIGDLLKDDARHMVAAPSLIPRSPVFSSPQAKEGIDRFFGRVVMIMTDFLRTFCQHRAQQKQSIIRCLDMMGELQQEAERVDLVLHSLCLKIDPQRQHLACFMAWTLYYITHLMMEFINIGFEYNLYSPFELHYVYWYLEYVYGWYFTTKKSADRLISSEPPPMTKGKRKAGKKATKNVSVREREKEAAIMHSKRLLCLGVMRALEALLLDDKIPQPSYEFGGPQNIFHHRFLTFGVISTPQPLAFSDYMRLASVENYRGKTINLYDSSAKHLTAAKMAIEGISYRNEELESLLKVVKTNLVIMNLAAKGHKRDSTVPPTFDFSVHKHFPIIRMN; translated from the exons ATGGAGGAGCATAATGAGCCATCCAGTGAGGCGACTGATGCGAGCGCTAGAATCCAGCAAGCTCTAGAAGATGCCCTGGTAGCCACTGGCCTGGAGTCTCTCCTCATCTCACAACATGAAGAAG AAACGAAACCTACGTGCGATCAGATTGCGTCTGCTTCACCTCCGCTCAAAAAATCGCTCAAGATTGAATGGACAGATGTCACGAATGAGTTCATAGCGGCTACCCAAGAATTGGATCACGGGGAATTAATTCACGGCCGTATGTTTAACCTGTTTGACGCTATGTCTGCAATTGAGCTTATGGATTCCCAAATGGACCCCACCGTTCAATGGGCCTCTTTCAACGACTACCCACGATCTCTCGAAGAAGCCGTCTCAAAAGGGATACTCAAGTATGACAACCACTCCCCTCAGGAACTGGTTGGAATCATTGATGAAGTGTTTGCCTGTGTTGCCACCTGGCTGCAAGGCCACACCCTAGCACAGACCGTCTTCACCAGCATGTACCTCCTGGACATAGAACGAATTGAGAACATTCATTTGCGAGCGTTTGCACTAGGTCTCATCAAAACGGTGGAATACATGCGGGCGTGCATTTGTCTGGGAAGGGTATTTTCTGAGGATGATCAGCAAGGAGTGTGTTTTGGGTTCGACATGCTCATCCATTTATCCGAAGCATCAGTTTCTGCCTCTTTGAAGGAGTCGGAAGAGAAGCTGAATTCAATTTGCAAGCAACTGGCATCGTCCCTCAACTCTAGTGCAGAGGAGAACCCAGATATTGAGAATGGCCTCAGTGAGGAGAATTTGAAGGCATGGCAAGCGTTGAGTATTCGATTGAAATTCACTCGTAGTCTTGTTGCGTTTGTAGTCTCGATTGGCAAGAACACTGCCAAGGGTATTGAAGAAGGCCTACTGAAGTTAACACAATGTGGCAAGCTTCTTGAACTGATGAAGCAGACCCTAGACCAAGGAACGCAACTAGATCCCAATAATCCGATGTCACTAGGCTTCCACCCTATTGTCAACCAGCATCTACTGCCACCCAGCTATAGACCATATGGGATTGTTTCACGGTTGGATTCCATGAAGTTTCTCCACACTATCATTGCTCATATTCAAACCATTCTTGGATTTGGAAAGATTGATACGTTTCGGGAGCTGTATTTAGTCATCAAAGATTTCTGCTGTATGCCCGACAGTCCGAATGTGCTTGTCAGATCGTTGATAATCCTCATTATCTTGCAAGGTGATCGCAGTCAGTTGTTTGGTACCCCGTCTATAGGAGACCTACTCAAAGATGACGCTAGACATATGGTAGCTGCTCCATCTTTAATACCTCGTTCTCCAGTTTTCTCCTCCCCTCAAGCGAAAGAAGGCATTGATCGATTTTTTGGGCGTGTAGTGATGATCATGACCGACTTCTTGCGTACATTTTGCCAGCACAGAGCTCAACAGAAGCAAAGCATCATACGCTGTCTGGATATGATGGGGGAGCTGCAACAAGAAGCCGAGAGAGTTGACCTTGTTCTACACTCTCTGTGTTTGAAGATTGATCCCCAGCGACAGCACTTAGCATGCTTCATGGCCTGGACACTGTACTACATTACACACCTCATGATGGAGTTCATTAATATCGGATTTGAGTACAATCTGTACAGTCCCTTTGAGCTCCACTATGTGTACTGGTATTTGGAGTATGTCTACGGGTGGTACTTTACAACTAAGAAGTCTGCCGATCGTTTGATATCTTCTGAGCCACCCCCTATGACTAAAGGAAAGAGAAAAGCTGGAAAAAAAGCGACAAAGAACGTGTCTGTTAGAGAGAGGGAAAAGGAGGCGGCCATCATGCACTCCAAGAGGCTGCTCTGTCTCGGTGTCATGCGTGCACTCGAAGCTCTGTTATTGGACGACAAAATCCCACAACCGTCGTACGAATTTGGAGGCCCACAGAATATTTTCCATCATCGATTCCTCACGTTTGGCGTCATCTCTACCCCCCAACCATTGGCCTTCTCTGATTATATGCGCCTGGCTAGTGTTGAGAACTATAGAGGGAAGACCATCAATCTGTACGATTCATCTGCCAAGCATCTCACTGCAGCCAAGATGGCGATTGAAGGAATATCGTATCGAAATGAGGAGCTGGAATCATTGCTGAAAGTTGTTAAGACAAATTTGGTCATCATGAATTTGGCAGCCAAAGGGCACAAGAGAGATTCCACTGTACCGCCAACCTTCGACTTTTCTGTACATAAACATTTTCCTATTATTAGAATGAACTAA
- the LOC135339301 gene encoding tRNA-splicing endonuclease subunit Sen2-like, with amino-acid sequence MWHYKHQFKSFSLPLMAEQAKKTEVSSPASSLKFQQKAGAHKFSEHQTFLSEEATDLSISKCTGVLQGEGVMVTSRPDIVSLIKLGSYGKGVFSRSVPCHGLMPSFSLPPKRERTTKVDPSSADASRGLSRSEQEMVRKISKCVDCKEKRVALHEKWKKESNILSAVDSASSSTMSVDVESGSAEEKTSGQEKTSEVANPSFTEHKKQLQEKWEHLETTDQYKMDEYLQLSSEEALYLSHELNLLNIITDNTGNMMSPIELWEKFYKIKKFLGKYAAYRYYRQKGWVPKSGIKYGVDFVLYKHGPVEYHSKYGIIVRLLTETEAKRPPPCYASSSQDSSTDVLTWRDVVAFDRVCSSVTKDLILCHVIMDDSLEGQELEKLFPECLEKLKIVEVLVKRWDPDKNR; translated from the coding sequence ATGTGGCACTACAAGCATCAGTTCAAGTCCTTCTCCCTTCCCCTGATGGCTGAACAAGCTAAGAAGACAGAAGTATCATCTCCTGCAAGCTCTCTAAAGTTTCAGCAGAAGGCAGGAGCTCATAAATTcagcgagcatcaaacgttcTTGTCTGAAGAAGCCACTGACCTCAGTATTTCCAAGTGCACTGGTGTACTGCAAGGAGAGGGAGTGATGGTAACCTCAAGACCTGACATTGTGTCCCTCATTAAGCTGGGTAGCTATGGTAAAGGAGTGTTCTCTCGAAGTGTGCCTTGTCATGGTCTAATGCCCTCGTTTTCACTACCTCCAAAACGAGAGCGAACAACAAAAGTCGATCCTTCTTCAGCTGATGCAAGTCGAGGATTGTCAAGAAGTGAACAGGAGATGGTTAGGAAGATTTCTAAATGTGTGGATTGCAAAGAAAAAAGAGTTGCTCTGCACGAAAAGTGGAAGAAAGAGTCTAACATATTATCAGCTGTGGACTCTGCATCAAGTAGTACCATGTCTGTTGACGTTGAGAGTGGCTCAGCTGAAGAGAAAACATCAGGTCAAGAGAAAACTTCTGAAGTTGCCAATCCAAGCTTTACTGAACACAAAAAACAATTACAAGAAAAGTGGGAGCATCTTGAAACAACTGACCAGTACAAAATGGACGAGTACCTACAGCTCAGCAGTGAAGAAGCACTGTACCTCTCCCACGAGTTGAACTTACTCAACATTATTACTGACAATACGGGGAACATGATGAGTCCAATTGAACTATGGGAGAAATTCTACAAAATAAAGAAATTCCTTGGAAAATATGCTGCCTATCGCTACTACCGCCAGAAGGGCTGGGTCCCCAAGTCTGGAATCAAGTATGGTGTGGACTTTGTCCTGTACAAGCACGGGCCTGTTGAGTACCATTCCAAATATGGCATAATTGTGAGACTGCTGACAGAGACTGAAGCAAAGAGACCACCTCCTTGTTATGCTAGCAGCTCTCAAGATTCCTCTACGGATGTTCTAACTTGGCGAGATGTGGTAGCATTCGATCGCGTCTGCTCGTCAGTGACTAAAGATCTCATTctgtgtcatgtgataatgGACGACAGTTTAGAAGGTCAAGAACTAGAGAAACTGTTTCCAGAATGTTTAGAAAAGCTCAAGATTGTCGAAGTGCTAGTAAAACGTTGGGATCCTGACAAGAACAGATAA
- the LOC135339292 gene encoding anaphase-promoting complex subunit 7-like isoform X1 has translation MTFALQSTCVRLKMAGKSEDLVGNVLRHFFSLEQEGQCGSVRMLGDLLIANSRPLELCSHGNQFSKVLLSYADSLYSDLQFRRALHFYKEALQVAQTGQDNTTECAPPSVCEVRWRMYQCHMKLKEKQEALDMLTSIPLKQRDSKVALGLGKLYHHFKNESREAKICYKQALSMSPLALEAAIGLLSLGVALSEVVFISRSLHCEEEGGILTPGTWLYSWLEVQAYIARHEYSAYLDNTRCFHGCPHSHTQSLSGAVSKMNFIAQQGFLASAEMNCQLAWCLTKLGRTDTAKDLFASAHAHDPYTLTHMDTYSRLLNHASLLKLTPRLLYASPDHHQPWVAKAWEATKEEPFNTRNRVFLHKANSIEPRNAEMTFLQGFILKAKRESGWLMHFKKTIHLDPTFFEAFESVIEMYRDQSQERVALTLIRTLAKKLPLSRQYYLEGLALSKQNKTKARLALERSIESEGHFEKAVVELAKLYISEKNIAKAIETLTSQLEVRTSANLHCELGDCLVKLSRLPEAEEQFRLALGLEKDHKRARKNLDTTNQLVSGHPAFSNFSDDGEYGGGSDESIPDLSGEHYDQEMLGY, from the exons ATGACATTTGCACTACAGTCTACATGTGTGAGATTGAAGATGGCAGGTAAATCAGAGGACCTTGTGGGGAATGTGCTGCGTCATTTCTTCTCTCTGGAGCAAGAGGGACAGTGTGGGAGTGTCAGGATGTTG GGAGATCTCCTGATTGCAAACTCTCGGCCGCTTGAGCTATGTAGCCATGGAAACCAATTCTCCAAAGTCCTGCTATCCTATGCCGACTCCTTGTACTCTGACCTCCAGTTCAGAAGAGCTCTT CATTTCTACAAGGAAGCTTTGCAGGTGGCACAGACAGGGCAAGATAACACAACTGAG TGTGCTCCtcctagtgtgtgtgaggtcagGTGGAGAATGTACCAGTGCCACATGAAACTCAAGGAGAAACAGGAAGCACTAGATATG CTGACCAGTATTCCCTTGAAGCAAAGGGACTCCAAGGTAGCACTGGGTCTGGGGAAACTCTACCACCACTTCAAAAATGAAAG CCGTGAAGCAAAGATTTGCTACAAGCAGGCTCTCAG caTGTCTCCGCTGGCGTTGGAGGCAGCTATTGGTTTATTGAGTCTGGGTGTGGCTCTATCAGAGGTGGTGTTCATATCTCGCTCCCTACACTGTGAGGAGGAGGGTGGTATACTCACACCTGGTACATG GCTTTACTCGTGGCTGGAGGTGCAAGCTTACATCGCCAGACATGAATacagtg CTTACCTAGACAATACTAGGTGTTTCCATGGCTGCCCTCATTCCCACACACAATCATTATCAGGTGCAGTTTCCAAGATGAACTTTATTGCACAACAA GGTTTTTTAGCAAGTGCTGAGATGAATTGTCAGCTTGCGTGGTGTCTGACCAAGCTGGGACGCACGGACACTGCCAAGGATCTGTTTGCTTCT gctcacGCCCACGACCCgtacactctcacacacatgGACACATACTCCAGATTGCTTAACCACGCCTCCTTGCTTAAGTTAACCCCTCGCCTACTATACGCCAGCCCCGATCATCACCAGCCCTGGGTTGCCAAGGCCTGGGAAGCAACCAAAGAGGAACCCTTCAACACAAGGAACCGTGTCTTCCTGCACAAG GCTAACTCGATTGAACCCAGGAATGCTGAGATGACCTTTCTACAAG GCTTTATACTGAAGGCCAAACGCGAGTCAGGATGGCTTATGCATTTCAAGAAAACTATTCACCTTGACCCAACCTTTTTTGAAGCATTCGAAA GTGTGATAGAGATGTATAGGGACCAGTCACAGGAAAGAGTGGCGCTCACTCTCATCAGGACGTTGGCTAAGAAGCTACCACTATCTCGACAATACTAC CTGGAGGGACTAGCGCTATCAAAGCAGAATAAAACCAAG GCTCGACTAGCTCTGGAGCGCTCCATCGAGTCAGAGGGACACTTTGAGAAGGCAGTTGTTGAGTTAGCAAAACTCTATATTTCAGAGAAGAACATCGCGAAGGCTATAGAAAC TTTAACGAGTCAGCTGGAGGTGCGGACAAGTGCCAACCTCCACTGTGAGCTAGGGGACTGTCTGGTCAAACTGAGCAGACTGCCTGAGGCAGAGGAGCAGTTCAGACTGGCTTTAGG ACTGGAGAAAGACCACAAGAGAGCTCGAAAGAATCTTGATACAACAAACCAACTGGTTTCAGGGCATCCAGCATTTTCCAACTTCAGTGACGATGGAGAATAT GGTGGGGGGAGTGATGAGAGCATACCAGACCTGTCTGGGGAACACTACGACCAAGAG ATGCTTGGATACTAG
- the LOC135339292 gene encoding anaphase-promoting complex subunit 7-like isoform X2, with translation MTFALQSTCVRLKMAGKSEDLVGNVLRHFFSLEQEGQCGSVRMLGDLLIANSRPLELCSHGNQFSKVLLSYADSLYSDLQFRRALHFYKEALQVAQTGQDNTTECAPPSVCEVRWRMYQCHMKLKEKQEALDMLTSIPLKQRDSKVALGLGKLYHHFKNESREAKICYKQALSMSPLALEAAIGLLSLGVALSEVVFISRSLHCEEEGGILTPGTWLYSWLEVQAYIARHEYSAYLDNTRCFHGCPHSHTQSLSGAVSKMNFIAQQGFLASAEMNCQLAWCLTKLGRTDTAKDLFASAHAHDPYTLTHMDTYSRLLNHASLLKLTPRLLYASPDHHQPWVAKAWEATKEEPFNTRNRVFLHKANSIEPRNAEMTFLQGFILKAKRESGWLMHFKKTIHLDPTFFEAFESVIEMYRDQSQERVALTLIRTLAKKLPLSRQYYLEGLALSKQNKTKARLALERSIESEGHFEKAVVELAKLYISEKNIAKAIETLTSQLEVRTSANLHCELGDCLVKLSRLPEAEEQFRLALGLEKDHKRARKNLDTTNQLVSGHPAFSNFSDDGEYGGGSDESIPDLSGEHYDQEWI, from the exons ATGACATTTGCACTACAGTCTACATGTGTGAGATTGAAGATGGCAGGTAAATCAGAGGACCTTGTGGGGAATGTGCTGCGTCATTTCTTCTCTCTGGAGCAAGAGGGACAGTGTGGGAGTGTCAGGATGTTG GGAGATCTCCTGATTGCAAACTCTCGGCCGCTTGAGCTATGTAGCCATGGAAACCAATTCTCCAAAGTCCTGCTATCCTATGCCGACTCCTTGTACTCTGACCTCCAGTTCAGAAGAGCTCTT CATTTCTACAAGGAAGCTTTGCAGGTGGCACAGACAGGGCAAGATAACACAACTGAG TGTGCTCCtcctagtgtgtgtgaggtcagGTGGAGAATGTACCAGTGCCACATGAAACTCAAGGAGAAACAGGAAGCACTAGATATG CTGACCAGTATTCCCTTGAAGCAAAGGGACTCCAAGGTAGCACTGGGTCTGGGGAAACTCTACCACCACTTCAAAAATGAAAG CCGTGAAGCAAAGATTTGCTACAAGCAGGCTCTCAG caTGTCTCCGCTGGCGTTGGAGGCAGCTATTGGTTTATTGAGTCTGGGTGTGGCTCTATCAGAGGTGGTGTTCATATCTCGCTCCCTACACTGTGAGGAGGAGGGTGGTATACTCACACCTGGTACATG GCTTTACTCGTGGCTGGAGGTGCAAGCTTACATCGCCAGACATGAATacagtg CTTACCTAGACAATACTAGGTGTTTCCATGGCTGCCCTCATTCCCACACACAATCATTATCAGGTGCAGTTTCCAAGATGAACTTTATTGCACAACAA GGTTTTTTAGCAAGTGCTGAGATGAATTGTCAGCTTGCGTGGTGTCTGACCAAGCTGGGACGCACGGACACTGCCAAGGATCTGTTTGCTTCT gctcacGCCCACGACCCgtacactctcacacacatgGACACATACTCCAGATTGCTTAACCACGCCTCCTTGCTTAAGTTAACCCCTCGCCTACTATACGCCAGCCCCGATCATCACCAGCCCTGGGTTGCCAAGGCCTGGGAAGCAACCAAAGAGGAACCCTTCAACACAAGGAACCGTGTCTTCCTGCACAAG GCTAACTCGATTGAACCCAGGAATGCTGAGATGACCTTTCTACAAG GCTTTATACTGAAGGCCAAACGCGAGTCAGGATGGCTTATGCATTTCAAGAAAACTATTCACCTTGACCCAACCTTTTTTGAAGCATTCGAAA GTGTGATAGAGATGTATAGGGACCAGTCACAGGAAAGAGTGGCGCTCACTCTCATCAGGACGTTGGCTAAGAAGCTACCACTATCTCGACAATACTAC CTGGAGGGACTAGCGCTATCAAAGCAGAATAAAACCAAG GCTCGACTAGCTCTGGAGCGCTCCATCGAGTCAGAGGGACACTTTGAGAAGGCAGTTGTTGAGTTAGCAAAACTCTATATTTCAGAGAAGAACATCGCGAAGGCTATAGAAAC TTTAACGAGTCAGCTGGAGGTGCGGACAAGTGCCAACCTCCACTGTGAGCTAGGGGACTGTCTGGTCAAACTGAGCAGACTGCCTGAGGCAGAGGAGCAGTTCAGACTGGCTTTAGG ACTGGAGAAAGACCACAAGAGAGCTCGAAAGAATCTTGATACAACAAACCAACTGGTTTCAGGGCATCCAGCATTTTCCAACTTCAGTGACGATGGAGAATAT GGTGGGGGGAGTGATGAGAGCATACCAGACCTGTCTGGGGAACACTACGACCAAGAG TGGATTTAA
- the LOC135339292 gene encoding anaphase-promoting complex subunit 7-like isoform X4 encodes MTFALQSTCVRLKMAGKSEDLVGNVLRHFFSLEQEGQCGSVRMLGDLLIANSRPLELCSHGNQFSKVLLSYADSLYSDLQFRRALHFYKEALQVAQTGQDNTTECAPPSVCEVRWRMYQCHMKLKEKQEALDMLTSIPLKQRDSKVALGLGKLYHHFKNESREAKICYKQALSMSPLALEAAIGLLSLGVALSEVVFISRSLHCEEEGGILTPGTWLYSWLEVQAYIARHEYSAYLDNTRCFHGCPHSHTQSLSGAVSKMNFIAQQGFLASAEMNCQLAWCLTKLGRTDTAKDLFASAHAHDPYTLTHMDTYSRLLNHASLLKLTPRLLYASPDHHQPWVAKAWEATKEEPFNTRNRVFLHKANSIEPRNAEMTFLQGVIEMYRDQSQERVALTLIRTLAKKLPLSRQYYLEGLALSKQNKTKARLALERSIESEGHFEKAVVELAKLYISEKNIAKAIETLTSQLEVRTSANLHCELGDCLVKLSRLPEAEEQFRLALGLEKDHKRARKNLDTTNQLVSGHPAFSNFSDDGEYGGGSDESIPDLSGEHYDQEMLGY; translated from the exons ATGACATTTGCACTACAGTCTACATGTGTGAGATTGAAGATGGCAGGTAAATCAGAGGACCTTGTGGGGAATGTGCTGCGTCATTTCTTCTCTCTGGAGCAAGAGGGACAGTGTGGGAGTGTCAGGATGTTG GGAGATCTCCTGATTGCAAACTCTCGGCCGCTTGAGCTATGTAGCCATGGAAACCAATTCTCCAAAGTCCTGCTATCCTATGCCGACTCCTTGTACTCTGACCTCCAGTTCAGAAGAGCTCTT CATTTCTACAAGGAAGCTTTGCAGGTGGCACAGACAGGGCAAGATAACACAACTGAG TGTGCTCCtcctagtgtgtgtgaggtcagGTGGAGAATGTACCAGTGCCACATGAAACTCAAGGAGAAACAGGAAGCACTAGATATG CTGACCAGTATTCCCTTGAAGCAAAGGGACTCCAAGGTAGCACTGGGTCTGGGGAAACTCTACCACCACTTCAAAAATGAAAG CCGTGAAGCAAAGATTTGCTACAAGCAGGCTCTCAG caTGTCTCCGCTGGCGTTGGAGGCAGCTATTGGTTTATTGAGTCTGGGTGTGGCTCTATCAGAGGTGGTGTTCATATCTCGCTCCCTACACTGTGAGGAGGAGGGTGGTATACTCACACCTGGTACATG GCTTTACTCGTGGCTGGAGGTGCAAGCTTACATCGCCAGACATGAATacagtg CTTACCTAGACAATACTAGGTGTTTCCATGGCTGCCCTCATTCCCACACACAATCATTATCAGGTGCAGTTTCCAAGATGAACTTTATTGCACAACAA GGTTTTTTAGCAAGTGCTGAGATGAATTGTCAGCTTGCGTGGTGTCTGACCAAGCTGGGACGCACGGACACTGCCAAGGATCTGTTTGCTTCT gctcacGCCCACGACCCgtacactctcacacacatgGACACATACTCCAGATTGCTTAACCACGCCTCCTTGCTTAAGTTAACCCCTCGCCTACTATACGCCAGCCCCGATCATCACCAGCCCTGGGTTGCCAAGGCCTGGGAAGCAACCAAAGAGGAACCCTTCAACACAAGGAACCGTGTCTTCCTGCACAAG GCTAACTCGATTGAACCCAGGAATGCTGAGATGACCTTTCTACAAG GTGTGATAGAGATGTATAGGGACCAGTCACAGGAAAGAGTGGCGCTCACTCTCATCAGGACGTTGGCTAAGAAGCTACCACTATCTCGACAATACTAC CTGGAGGGACTAGCGCTATCAAAGCAGAATAAAACCAAG GCTCGACTAGCTCTGGAGCGCTCCATCGAGTCAGAGGGACACTTTGAGAAGGCAGTTGTTGAGTTAGCAAAACTCTATATTTCAGAGAAGAACATCGCGAAGGCTATAGAAAC TTTAACGAGTCAGCTGGAGGTGCGGACAAGTGCCAACCTCCACTGTGAGCTAGGGGACTGTCTGGTCAAACTGAGCAGACTGCCTGAGGCAGAGGAGCAGTTCAGACTGGCTTTAGG ACTGGAGAAAGACCACAAGAGAGCTCGAAAGAATCTTGATACAACAAACCAACTGGTTTCAGGGCATCCAGCATTTTCCAACTTCAGTGACGATGGAGAATAT GGTGGGGGGAGTGATGAGAGCATACCAGACCTGTCTGGGGAACACTACGACCAAGAG ATGCTTGGATACTAG
- the LOC135339292 gene encoding anaphase-promoting complex subunit 7-like isoform X3: protein MTFALQSTCVRLKMAGKSEDLVGNVLRHFFSLEQEGQCGSVRMLGDLLIANSRPLELCSHGNQFSKVLLSYADSLYSDLQFRRALHFYKEALQVAQTGQDNTTECAPPSVCEVRWRMYQCHMKLKEKQEALDMLTSIPLKQRDSKVALGLGKLYHHFKNESREAKICYKQALSMSPLALEAAIGLLSLGVALSEVVFISRSLHCEEEGGILTPGTWLYSWLEVQAYIARHEYSGAVSKMNFIAQQGFLASAEMNCQLAWCLTKLGRTDTAKDLFASAHAHDPYTLTHMDTYSRLLNHASLLKLTPRLLYASPDHHQPWVAKAWEATKEEPFNTRNRVFLHKANSIEPRNAEMTFLQGFILKAKRESGWLMHFKKTIHLDPTFFEAFESVIEMYRDQSQERVALTLIRTLAKKLPLSRQYYLEGLALSKQNKTKARLALERSIESEGHFEKAVVELAKLYISEKNIAKAIETLTSQLEVRTSANLHCELGDCLVKLSRLPEAEEQFRLALGLEKDHKRARKNLDTTNQLVSGHPAFSNFSDDGEYGGGSDESIPDLSGEHYDQEMLGY, encoded by the exons ATGACATTTGCACTACAGTCTACATGTGTGAGATTGAAGATGGCAGGTAAATCAGAGGACCTTGTGGGGAATGTGCTGCGTCATTTCTTCTCTCTGGAGCAAGAGGGACAGTGTGGGAGTGTCAGGATGTTG GGAGATCTCCTGATTGCAAACTCTCGGCCGCTTGAGCTATGTAGCCATGGAAACCAATTCTCCAAAGTCCTGCTATCCTATGCCGACTCCTTGTACTCTGACCTCCAGTTCAGAAGAGCTCTT CATTTCTACAAGGAAGCTTTGCAGGTGGCACAGACAGGGCAAGATAACACAACTGAG TGTGCTCCtcctagtgtgtgtgaggtcagGTGGAGAATGTACCAGTGCCACATGAAACTCAAGGAGAAACAGGAAGCACTAGATATG CTGACCAGTATTCCCTTGAAGCAAAGGGACTCCAAGGTAGCACTGGGTCTGGGGAAACTCTACCACCACTTCAAAAATGAAAG CCGTGAAGCAAAGATTTGCTACAAGCAGGCTCTCAG caTGTCTCCGCTGGCGTTGGAGGCAGCTATTGGTTTATTGAGTCTGGGTGTGGCTCTATCAGAGGTGGTGTTCATATCTCGCTCCCTACACTGTGAGGAGGAGGGTGGTATACTCACACCTGGTACATG GCTTTACTCGTGGCTGGAGGTGCAAGCTTACATCGCCAGACATGAATacagtg GTGCAGTTTCCAAGATGAACTTTATTGCACAACAA GGTTTTTTAGCAAGTGCTGAGATGAATTGTCAGCTTGCGTGGTGTCTGACCAAGCTGGGACGCACGGACACTGCCAAGGATCTGTTTGCTTCT gctcacGCCCACGACCCgtacactctcacacacatgGACACATACTCCAGATTGCTTAACCACGCCTCCTTGCTTAAGTTAACCCCTCGCCTACTATACGCCAGCCCCGATCATCACCAGCCCTGGGTTGCCAAGGCCTGGGAAGCAACCAAAGAGGAACCCTTCAACACAAGGAACCGTGTCTTCCTGCACAAG GCTAACTCGATTGAACCCAGGAATGCTGAGATGACCTTTCTACAAG GCTTTATACTGAAGGCCAAACGCGAGTCAGGATGGCTTATGCATTTCAAGAAAACTATTCACCTTGACCCAACCTTTTTTGAAGCATTCGAAA GTGTGATAGAGATGTATAGGGACCAGTCACAGGAAAGAGTGGCGCTCACTCTCATCAGGACGTTGGCTAAGAAGCTACCACTATCTCGACAATACTAC CTGGAGGGACTAGCGCTATCAAAGCAGAATAAAACCAAG GCTCGACTAGCTCTGGAGCGCTCCATCGAGTCAGAGGGACACTTTGAGAAGGCAGTTGTTGAGTTAGCAAAACTCTATATTTCAGAGAAGAACATCGCGAAGGCTATAGAAAC TTTAACGAGTCAGCTGGAGGTGCGGACAAGTGCCAACCTCCACTGTGAGCTAGGGGACTGTCTGGTCAAACTGAGCAGACTGCCTGAGGCAGAGGAGCAGTTCAGACTGGCTTTAGG ACTGGAGAAAGACCACAAGAGAGCTCGAAAGAATCTTGATACAACAAACCAACTGGTTTCAGGGCATCCAGCATTTTCCAACTTCAGTGACGATGGAGAATAT GGTGGGGGGAGTGATGAGAGCATACCAGACCTGTCTGGGGAACACTACGACCAAGAG ATGCTTGGATACTAG